The region GGCGGGGCCCGAGAACGCAGGGCTCGCGGCGGCGATGAACGAATCCCTGGCGGAGGTCGACAAGAAGCAGAGCAAGAACCTGGACGAGGTGAAGGCGCTGCAAGAAAGCATCGGCAAGGATCGCAAGAGCATGCAGATGCTCCTGATCGGCGCCGGCGTGGTGCTGCTCGTGATCCTGACGCTGATGGGCATCGTGATCACTCATCGCATCGTGGGGCCGGTGTACAAGATGAAGCGGCTGCTCCGCCGCGTGAGCACCGGGCGGTTGGCGGTGGATGCGCGGCTCCGAAAGGGGGACGAGCTGGAAGATCTGTTCGAGACGTTCCTGCAGATGACGTACTCGCTCAGGGCAATGCAGAACGCGCACATCGCCACGCTCGACGCCACGCTGCACCACGCGGAGGAGAGCCAGGCGGCGCCGGAGGTGCTGGAAGGCATGCGCGCGCTTCGAGCCCAGCTCATGTTGGGCATGGAGAAGCGCCACGGAGGGGAGGGCTGAGCCATGCACGCCGTGATCGCCCCCGCCATCGAAGAGCTGTGCGCTGCTTTCGAGCGCCACGACTACAATCCCACGCCGGTGATCGACATCGGCGTGCTGGTCGCCAACGCCGACGGCACGGTGGACGAGCAGGAACGCGCGCTGTTGTCGGACGTGTTCCAGACGCTACTGGAGACCAACCTCACGCCGGAGCTGGTGGACGCCCTGATCCGCGCCAGCGCGGAGGTGATTCAGGCGGCGGGGGCGGAGCCGCGGGCCCGGCTGGTGGGCGCCATCTTGCACGACTGCGACGCGGCGGAGCCCGGGCTGCGCGTGGCGCTGGCGATTGCCTTTTCCAGTGAAGGGCTGAGCGCCGACGAGCGCAGCATCATCGACAAGATCGCGGACGCGGCCGACGTGTCGCAAGAACACTTGGCTGAGCTGGTGAAGGAAGTGGAGAAGCACTCGGAAAAGGGCGACCCCGTGAGCACGCGCATGTCGCTGTTGCCGGAGCACTTGCGGAGCCAGTAGCCGTGCTCGCCGCAGAGCTGCCGGACGTCGCGCTGCATGCGTCCATCGATCGCTACGGGGACCTGGGGATCCACGCGGTGCTGGATCTGCGACGGCGATTCTCGCGCGAGGAGCTCACGCGGGCGCTGGCGGCTGCCGTCGAGGCGTTTCCCGTGCTCGGCTGCAGATACGAGCCGGGCCTGTGGCGCGATCGCTGGCTGCCGGTGAGCGCGCCCGTCTCGCGCGCCGTGCATGAGGTGTCGGTGCCCGTGGACGTGGACGCCGAGACGGAGCGCTGGGCGCGGCGCCCGATCGACGTGCGGCGCGAGCGCCCGCTGCGGTTGGTGAGCATCGAACGCCCCGAGGGCACGCGGCTGCTCTTCAGCATCAGCCACGTCGCGGCGGACGGCGGCGGCATCGCCGCGGTGGGGCACGTACTGGGGGCGCATCTCGCCGGGGTGTCGCCGGCGTTTCCCGTGGACCGCGATCGCACCGTGGCCGGATCCTTGGCGGGGCTCCGGGCGTGGCACTTGCCGGTGCTGCTGCGCGACATGGCCGCGACCGCGGCCTTTCCGCTGCGCACGCTGGGCGCTGCGCGGCGCGAGCGGCACTTTCCGGCCGCCACCGCGGAGCCGGCCGCGTGGCGTCACCTGCGCATCGCCCCGGACGACCTCGCCCGCATCAAGCAGCGCTCCGGCACCAGTGTGAACGACGCCCTGCTCGCCGCCCTCGCGCGGGTCGCCGCGGGTCGTTCGAGTCAGGGGCCACTGGCGGTGATGTACACCATGGACCTGCGGCGCTACGCCGGGACGCCCAAGCTCACGGCCGCCAACACGTCGAGCATCCTCACGGCCTTCGTCCCGCGCAGCGTCACGAAGGACCTCGCGACCAGCGCCCGCGCGGTCGCGCGCATCACCGCTCGCCAG is a window of Polyangiaceae bacterium DNA encoding:
- a CDS encoding HAMP domain-containing protein — its product is MASPRRVRRYLLDPRFQLKWTSYLVVVVLAVMVGLGFLIARLASRASDTAQIAVTQAEKAFKESKTNNILARGAVEMAGPENAGLAAAMNESLAEVDKKQSKNLDEVKALQESIGKDRKSMQMLLIGAGVVLLVILTLMGIVITHRIVGPVYKMKRLLRRVSTGRLAVDARLRKGDELEDLFETFLQMTYSLRAMQNAHIATLDATLHHAEESQAAPEVLEGMRALRAQLMLGMEKRHGGEG
- a CDS encoding TerB family tellurite resistance protein, giving the protein MHAVIAPAIEELCAAFERHDYNPTPVIDIGVLVANADGTVDEQERALLSDVFQTLLETNLTPELVDALIRASAEVIQAAGAEPRARLVGAILHDCDAAEPGLRVALAIAFSSEGLSADERSIIDKIADAADVSQEHLAELVKEVEKHSEKGDPVSTRMSLLPEHLRSQ